A portion of the Flavobacterium limnophilum genome contains these proteins:
- a CDS encoding RagB/SusD family nutrient uptake outer membrane protein, protein MNKKILLSLLFTFGLCFTSCSDYLEVNPATGFTQAEVFGSESEIHSAVAGIYTLMLSDDVYSNRLAFVFNPNTDVEMSGISTNAVNVNGSDIACFQPKPYWTTLNSTWNAMYKIINLSNDVIEGIENSDIYKADPKDKASNITQMYGEAKTLRAMVYLDMIRIWGDVVFRTKSSVGGEDFTVGVTDRNKILEFLIDDLKSVEPLMQYPNQLDFGTERASKSFNQGLIGLLALTRGGWALRPDTSNPSSVGKMVRGDNYEMYYDIAIKYLGKVIDEKHHDLKLSYSDFWKQQNNWVTPVDDDVMFSLALLKGTSGEYGYSIGVPITGQVIQPGSSAPVTNPYGGASGSLSLCGTYLYSFDKKDLRRDVTCAPYSYDVNLNQVIRLDLAKLATGKWSKLYEEKALGAASTKSTGVNFAWMRFSDVLLMYAEAVNERVGPREDARECLRRVRRRAFDKASWPDKVDNYVASKTSPELFFNAIMEERAWEFGGESKRKFDLARWNKYGEVIYNQYNKLINWGKVANGAYVAGIGDVPGSVYWKNIPDPKNAGRTILDIQGIDQILTAKPAGYTEQVFASAWYSLNSDTQTYEPRNDIKWSFRGFINFNNATSVTPNDPLRYLCPYPSKVITDHRGNIQNYYGFNY, encoded by the coding sequence ATGAATAAAAAGATATTATTAAGCCTTCTATTTACTTTCGGCTTGTGTTTCACATCTTGTAGTGATTATTTAGAAGTTAATCCAGCAACAGGGTTTACCCAAGCTGAGGTTTTCGGTTCAGAAAGTGAAATACATTCAGCTGTTGCTGGTATATATACACTGATGTTGAGCGACGATGTGTATTCTAACCGTCTTGCTTTTGTGTTTAATCCGAATACCGATGTAGAAATGTCGGGGATTTCAACTAATGCGGTTAATGTAAATGGTTCTGATATAGCCTGTTTTCAACCTAAGCCTTATTGGACAACGTTGAATTCTACTTGGAATGCGATGTACAAAATTATTAACTTGTCTAATGATGTAATTGAAGGAATTGAAAATTCAGATATTTATAAAGCAGACCCGAAAGACAAAGCGTCCAATATAACTCAAATGTATGGAGAGGCTAAGACACTTCGTGCGATGGTATATCTCGACATGATTCGCATTTGGGGAGATGTTGTATTTCGTACGAAATCATCAGTTGGAGGAGAAGATTTTACGGTAGGAGTTACCGATAGAAATAAAATTTTGGAATTTCTAATAGACGATTTGAAGTCTGTTGAACCGCTAATGCAATATCCTAATCAGTTAGATTTTGGTACAGAACGTGCCTCAAAAAGTTTTAATCAAGGCTTGATTGGTTTATTGGCTCTTACTCGTGGAGGATGGGCTTTGCGTCCCGATACAAGCAATCCATCTAGTGTCGGAAAAATGGTTCGTGGAGATAATTATGAAATGTATTATGATATTGCAATCAAATATTTAGGTAAAGTAATTGATGAGAAACACCATGATCTAAAATTGAGTTATAGCGATTTTTGGAAACAACAAAACAATTGGGTAACACCAGTTGATGATGATGTTATGTTTTCATTAGCTTTATTAAAAGGTACCTCAGGGGAATATGGATATTCCATAGGAGTTCCAATCACGGGACAAGTAATACAACCAGGATCATCAGCACCAGTAACTAATCCTTATGGAGGAGCTTCAGGAAGTCTTAGTTTATGTGGAACTTATTTGTACTCGTTTGACAAGAAAGATTTGAGACGAGATGTTACCTGTGCACCGTATTCGTATGATGTTAATCTGAATCAAGTAATTCGTTTGGATTTAGCCAAGTTGGCAACTGGAAAATGGTCGAAACTTTATGAGGAGAAGGCATTGGGTGCTGCAAGCACTAAATCTACGGGTGTAAACTTCGCATGGATGCGATTTTCCGATGTATTGTTAATGTATGCCGAAGCCGTAAACGAACGTGTTGGCCCACGTGAAGACGCTCGCGAATGCCTAAGACGTGTGCGCCGCAGAGCATTCGATAAGGCAAGCTGGCCTGATAAAGTGGATAATTATGTTGCTTCTAAAACATCTCCAGAGTTGTTTTTCAATGCTATCATGGAGGAACGTGCTTGGGAGTTTGGCGGCGAGAGTAAACGTAAGTTTGATTTAGCACGATGGAATAAATATGGTGAAGTAATTTATAATCAATACAATAAATTGATCAACTGGGGTAAAGTAGCGAATGGAGCTTATGTTGCCGGTATAGGTGATGTCCCTGGAAGTGTGTACTGGAAAAACATCCCGGATCCTAAAAATGCAGGTCGAACCATTTTAGATATTCAAGGAATTGACCAGATTTTGACAGCTAAACCAGCAGGTTATACCGAACAGGTTTTTGCATCAGCTTGGTATTCATTAAATAGTGATACTCAAACTTATGAACCGCGAAACGATATCAAATGGAGTTTTAGAGGGTTTATCAATTTCAACAATGCAACAAGTGTAACTCCTAATGATCCTTTGCGTTATCTGTGCCCTTATCCTTCTAAAGTGATTACTGACCATCGAGGGAATATTCAGAATTATTATGGTTTTAACTATTAA
- a CDS encoding glycoside hydrolase family 28 protein, producing the protein MKIKTTFLVWLVLFSAISCSSKTTSLVRNVSNEKTFANGNLPFKMPEVQIPVFKADTLNIIDFGAIPNTGKLCTKAINDAIKKCSGSGGGVVVIPSGLWTTGPIKIKSNVNLHTKNGAFISFTSDLDQYELIESYFEGNKVIRCESPIMGVDLENVAITGEGIFDGNGSNWRPIKIGKMTAEQLKTLVSSGGVLSRDGKIWYPSEEALIGNEQKDKLPKMPTVENMKPYKQALRPVMVSLVNCKKLLLDGVTFQNSPAWNVNPLMCENLTLSNLTIRNPWYSQNGDGLDIESCRIGTVTNCKFDVGDDAICIKSGKDKEGRERGKPTELFVITDCVVYHAHGGFVIGSEMSGGVRNIMAKNLTFIGTDCGLRFKSVRGRGGLVENIWMEDIRMKNIPTDAINFNLYYFTKGAVEDPVTGEMIVEKETVSDQTPAFKNMYFKNIYVDGAKQALKIMGIPEMPVQNIQFKNMVIRSEAGIQMNYASKIDFVNIDLRLDKPGIAASFSNSQNVTVESFKSIGENQMFWVGGAATKEVSLKTNGKKMAFDKDVKVLESIKDQVKIIE; encoded by the coding sequence ATGAAAATTAAAACAACTTTCTTGGTGTGGCTGGTACTGTTTTCTGCTATTTCTTGTAGCAGCAAGACGACCAGCTTAGTTAGAAATGTTTCTAACGAAAAGACTTTTGCTAACGGGAACCTGCCTTTTAAAATGCCGGAAGTGCAAATTCCAGTATTCAAAGCGGATACATTGAATATTATCGATTTTGGAGCGATTCCAAACACGGGAAAACTTTGCACCAAAGCCATTAACGATGCCATCAAAAAATGTTCTGGATCGGGCGGAGGCGTTGTTGTCATTCCTTCGGGTTTGTGGACTACTGGTCCCATAAAAATAAAATCTAACGTTAATTTGCACACAAAAAATGGAGCTTTCATTTCATTTACAAGTGATTTAGATCAATATGAACTGATAGAATCTTATTTTGAAGGCAACAAAGTCATTCGATGCGAATCGCCTATCATGGGAGTCGATTTGGAAAATGTTGCCATTACGGGAGAAGGAATTTTTGATGGAAATGGCTCTAATTGGCGTCCGATTAAAATTGGTAAAATGACCGCTGAACAATTGAAAACGCTCGTGAGTTCAGGAGGCGTTCTTTCCAGGGACGGCAAAATTTGGTATCCTTCCGAAGAAGCATTAATTGGAAATGAACAGAAAGACAAACTGCCAAAAATGCCTACCGTTGAAAACATGAAACCCTATAAACAGGCATTACGTCCGGTAATGGTCAGCCTTGTGAATTGCAAAAAACTCCTTTTGGACGGAGTTACTTTTCAAAATTCCCCAGCTTGGAATGTCAATCCACTGATGTGTGAAAATCTGACATTAAGCAATCTAACCATTCGCAATCCATGGTATTCCCAAAACGGAGACGGTCTGGACATCGAATCTTGCCGAATTGGGACGGTAACCAACTGCAAATTTGATGTCGGAGACGATGCCATTTGCATAAAATCGGGCAAAGACAAAGAAGGACGTGAGCGTGGAAAACCAACAGAATTATTTGTAATCACCGATTGTGTGGTCTATCACGCCCACGGAGGTTTTGTCATTGGAAGTGAAATGTCAGGTGGCGTTCGGAATATAATGGCCAAGAATCTCACTTTTATTGGCACCGATTGTGGCTTGCGGTTCAAGTCCGTTCGAGGAAGAGGCGGTCTGGTCGAAAATATTTGGATGGAAGACATCAGGATGAAGAATATTCCAACAGATGCCATCAATTTTAACCTCTATTATTTTACCAAAGGAGCAGTCGAAGATCCCGTTACTGGCGAAATGATTGTCGAAAAAGAAACGGTTTCCGATCAAACTCCTGCCTTCAAGAATATGTATTTCAAGAATATTTATGTCGATGGAGCCAAACAAGCCTTAAAAATTATGGGAATCCCGGAAATGCCTGTTCAAAACATACAATTCAAAAATATGGTGATTCGCTCGGAAGCTGGGATCCAAATGAATTATGCCAGTAAAATTGATTTTGTAAATATTGATTTAAGACTGGATAAACCAGGTATTGCGGCAAGTTTTTCAAATAGTCAAAATGTAACTGTCGAAAGTTTTAAATCTATTGGAGAAAACCAAATGTTTTGGGTTGGAGGTGCTGCCACTAAAGAGGTCTCATTGAAAACGAATGGCAAAAAAATGGCTTTTGACAAGGATGTAAAAGTGCTGGAATCGATTAAAGATCAAGTAAAAATAATAGAATAA
- a CDS encoding pectinesterase family protein — MKKIILLFMMFLFGTNLISASTINVTPATIGASLTAAADGDILLLDAGTYTSGINFQTGKVITLQGVDKATVIITQSIGLGTSTAVTNCGLLFKDLTINIAASYFMDGTIGDLKIIEFNNVVIQNVNRCILRTANTTANTIDLIKFNNCTIKNCGSGGYSFLYPKHIVKSLEVTNTTLYNYTLGESFFYPQTAATSNVFNFSFQNNTVYKWGKDDTRALCNVRNLYSTASNYVFKNNIIAEPGATLLPKIVIATGGNLVAEKNLVVNYGTYTLTSATSSSITDNTLAGLGLSTVGFADAANGDFSIVSTSPVATASTTVGIIGDPRWLKVVSAPANLTVSAAPAAGGTVTPSSAIYNQGDNVTMTATRNFGYSFKRWVDGNGALVSTANPYTFTITSNTTYVAEFEPVATYTLNVNVLGAYGLGEFSIAPAGKDGAFSVYEAGTNVTITAIENDIVKFSNWSDSSTALSTSVVMDANKSITGTYDNQSFIAGWTFKNDQYAHPRVAELYSNVENRPQLFAYQVSDNTVAPNVRLLNRGGVNGLGVWNTNKGQFFHFMTSFSTVGYKNINVSSGLIGYYYGCDEWTFQYSLDGVNFVNVSSLTTINTSSITSIGGILPVEAEGKAKIYLRWFPNVTGPKHGSATDVTATVLSNVTVKADEVLVSDAIAPVLQTTLPAAASTTVGASGYIILTYDEKVKLGTGTVTFNGKVLTPEFVNKTVKFSYYGLEYDKPYTFNMPAGLVTDLSGNSATALNLSFKTMVKPIPAKRVYDLIVDANATTTQLATGKYVKTIAEAFTAAPLNSTTRFLVFITNGTYNLGGDGTNPQGIVLQLPAGKNNVSLIAQSKDNVILQGNPGWGIKNAVLSIEANDLYMENITIEHKDGMTTAGQRPALNPAGDRNVYNGIRLRSKQDTQVTGGNRSFYYKSTIEGDVDFICGGGTHWFEECKLVSVAAGYLVAPNHLATEPYGYVFNNNTITAVASYYLGRPWQNAPRAVYLNTTMVTEPNTQGWASMGTLPALFAEYNSVNGSGVAVNTDNRTNVFSVSGVNQTGAYNPVLTKAQADEYTIENVLGGTDKWDPRLVVEQVAAPTNLSDIGNNTLKWDDNQYAVCYVVCREGKVLGITTDATYTDTTAAGAKYAYTVQAVSEYGGLSTASATTTLGLGKIKDSNEVIAYPMPTTGVVNLSLPKGIGSLNYEVYSIQGQKVKNGLLPTDVTRSIDLSNLNSGVYIISMKNAEGAVYKAKVIKN, encoded by the coding sequence ATGAAGAAAATAATTTTACTTTTTATGATGTTCCTCTTTGGAACAAATTTAATATCGGCCAGTACGATAAATGTTACGCCCGCTACAATAGGAGCTAGTTTGACGGCTGCAGCTGATGGCGACATTTTACTGTTAGATGCAGGAACCTATACGTCTGGAATCAATTTTCAGACTGGTAAAGTGATAACCTTGCAAGGGGTTGATAAGGCTACGGTAATTATTACTCAATCAATTGGATTGGGGACTTCAACCGCTGTTACAAATTGTGGGTTACTGTTTAAAGATTTAACAATTAACATAGCTGCAAGCTATTTTATGGATGGGACTATTGGCGATCTAAAAATTATAGAATTTAATAATGTTGTCATTCAAAATGTAAACCGTTGTATTTTAAGAACAGCAAATACTACTGCAAATACGATTGATTTGATAAAATTTAACAATTGTACGATCAAAAATTGTGGATCTGGGGGGTATAGTTTTCTTTATCCAAAGCACATAGTAAAATCGCTTGAAGTGACTAATACCACTTTATACAATTACACTCTTGGTGAAAGTTTTTTCTATCCACAGACTGCGGCAACTTCTAATGTTTTTAATTTTTCATTTCAAAACAATACCGTTTATAAATGGGGAAAGGACGACACCAGAGCATTATGCAATGTAAGAAACCTTTATAGCACGGCCTCAAATTATGTTTTTAAAAACAACATCATAGCAGAACCTGGCGCGACCTTGTTGCCAAAAATTGTGATTGCTACCGGAGGTAATTTAGTGGCCGAAAAAAATCTGGTGGTAAATTACGGTACTTATACGTTGACATCTGCAACTTCTTCAAGCATTACCGATAATACCTTGGCAGGATTAGGATTGTCAACTGTTGGTTTTGCAGATGCAGCTAATGGTGATTTCTCTATTGTTTCCACATCGCCTGTTGCCACTGCAAGTACCACAGTTGGTATTATTGGGGATCCAAGATGGCTTAAAGTGGTTTCGGCTCCGGCCAATCTGACCGTTTCTGCTGCTCCTGCAGCAGGAGGGACAGTTACGCCTTCAAGTGCCATTTACAACCAAGGAGACAATGTTACTATGACTGCAACCCGTAACTTTGGTTATAGTTTTAAACGCTGGGTGGATGGAAATGGCGCTTTAGTTTCAACTGCAAACCCTTACACATTTACGATTACTTCAAATACTACTTATGTTGCCGAATTTGAACCAGTGGCTACTTATACCTTGAATGTAAATGTTCTTGGCGCCTACGGTTTAGGCGAATTTTCTATTGCTCCTGCGGGCAAGGATGGAGCGTTCTCTGTTTACGAAGCAGGGACTAATGTAACTATTACTGCCATTGAAAACGATATTGTTAAATTCAGCAATTGGTCTGATAGTTCTACTGCTTTAAGTACATCTGTAGTAATGGATGCCAACAAGAGTATCACAGGAACTTATGATAATCAATCTTTTATAGCGGGTTGGACATTCAAGAACGATCAATATGCACATCCAAGAGTTGCTGAATTATATTCTAATGTCGAAAACAGACCTCAGTTATTTGCTTATCAAGTTTCAGATAATACGGTTGCTCCCAATGTACGACTTTTGAATAGAGGAGGAGTAAATGGTTTAGGTGTATGGAATACTAATAAAGGGCAGTTCTTCCATTTTATGACCTCTTTTTCGACAGTTGGATATAAAAATATAAATGTTTCGTCGGGACTTATTGGATACTATTATGGCTGTGACGAATGGACTTTTCAATATTCACTTGATGGTGTAAACTTTGTGAATGTTTCCAGCTTGACTACTATAAATACGAGTTCCATCACTTCAATTGGAGGAATCTTGCCCGTTGAAGCAGAAGGAAAAGCAAAAATCTATCTTAGATGGTTTCCTAATGTAACTGGCCCAAAACACGGAAGTGCAACTGATGTAACGGCAACGGTATTGTCAAATGTTACGGTCAAAGCCGATGAAGTTCTGGTATCGGACGCGATTGCTCCGGTACTTCAAACCACGCTTCCTGCTGCGGCTTCAACTACAGTGGGTGCCAGTGGATATATCATCTTGACGTATGACGAAAAGGTAAAATTAGGTACGGGAACAGTTACCTTCAACGGTAAAGTGCTAACTCCTGAATTTGTAAACAAAACAGTGAAATTTAGCTATTATGGATTGGAATACGACAAACCATATACTTTCAATATGCCAGCCGGATTGGTTACAGACCTTTCGGGAAATAGTGCTACAGCGCTTAATTTGTCATTTAAAACAATGGTAAAACCAATTCCTGCCAAACGTGTCTATGACTTGATTGTTGATGCCAATGCAACGACTACGCAATTAGCCACGGGAAAATATGTGAAAACTATTGCCGAAGCATTTACAGCAGCACCACTTAATTCTACCACAAGATTTTTGGTATTCATTACAAACGGAACTTATAATTTGGGTGGAGATGGTACCAATCCACAAGGAATTGTGTTGCAACTTCCAGCAGGAAAAAACAATGTTTCCCTGATTGCCCAATCCAAAGACAATGTAATTCTTCAAGGAAATCCAGGATGGGGTATCAAAAATGCGGTTCTGTCTATTGAAGCCAATGATTTATATATGGAGAATATAACCATTGAGCATAAAGATGGAATGACAACAGCTGGTCAGCGACCTGCGCTCAATCCAGCTGGAGACAGAAATGTGTATAACGGAATTAGATTGAGAAGTAAACAAGACACTCAAGTTACAGGCGGTAACAGAAGTTTTTACTATAAATCTACAATCGAAGGCGACGTGGACTTTATTTGCGGAGGAGGAACACACTGGTTTGAAGAATGTAAATTGGTTTCGGTTGCAGCGGGTTATTTAGTGGCTCCAAATCATTTGGCAACCGAGCCTTATGGATATGTCTTTAATAATAATACAATTACTGCAGTTGCAAGTTATTATTTAGGACGTCCTTGGCAAAATGCTCCAAGAGCAGTTTATTTGAATACCACGATGGTAACCGAACCCAATACACAAGGATGGGCAAGCATGGGAACTTTGCCTGCACTATTTGCAGAATACAACAGTGTAAATGGAAGTGGAGTAGCTGTTAATACTGACAATAGAACCAATGTTTTCTCCGTAAGTGGGGTTAATCAAACAGGAGCTTACAATCCAGTATTGACCAAAGCACAGGCTGATGAATACACCATAGAAAACGTTTTGGGAGGTACAGACAAATGGGATCCACGTTTGGTGGTGGAACAAGTGGCAGCACCAACCAATCTTTCGGATATTGGAAACAACACCCTCAAATGGGACGACAATCAATATGCTGTTTGCTATGTTGTGTGTAGAGAAGGCAAGGTGTTGGGAATTACAACCGATGCCACATATACAGATACTACTGCTGCAGGAGCAAAATATGCTTATACTGTGCAAGCCGTTAGTGAATACGGTGGTTTGAGTACAGCCAGTGCTACCACAACTTTGGGATTGGGAAAAATAAAAGATTCCAATGAAGTGATTGCCTATCCAATGCCAACAACTGGCGTGGTTAATTTATCATTGCCAAAAGGCATTGGAAGTCTAAACTATGAAGTGTATTCTATCCAAGGACAAAAAGTCAAAAATGGACTGTTGCCAACAGATGTGACACGTTCCATAGATTTAAGCAATTTGAATTCTGGTGTTTACATTATCAGTATGAAAAATGCCGAAGGAGCTGTTTATAAAGCAAAAGTGATTAAAAACTAG
- a CDS encoding glycoside hydrolase family 43 protein → MKFKRILLSISLTVYVLGANAQGWNGDLGNGKYKNPILHVDYSDPDVCAGKEGYYMTASSFNSSPGLPILHSMDLVNWELIGYALQDQFPVEHYRAVRHGDGVWAPSIRYHNGEYYIYWGDPDFGIYRVKTKNPAGTWEEPVLVKEAKGIIDTCPFWDEDGKAYLSYAFAGSRAAVKTVLMVSEMNPDGTKLTGNPAMVFDGHNGHTTVEGSKMYKRDGYYWIMAPAGGVKPGWQLAMRSKNVWGPYESKVVLHQGDTNMNGPHQGGYVETPNGDGWFIHFQDRWAYGRVVNLQPVTWKDGWPIMGKDTNKDGIGEPVMEWTKPNVGKTYPATPLVSSDEFNGHQFGLQWQWQANQNPGEHWGWSSANLGFMRLNCIPHPQEMKTMWVMPNLLLQKFPGANFSATTKLSFENNPDAGECSTGLIVFGEDYAYIAIEQDAKGGLKLVQRLLKDARTSKDNETEIASTAIDQKKIYFRTKVEMVQNREPFDAKVTFYYSTDGKTFKAFGKPFKPSAGRWVGAKIGLFATGTKSINDSSYADYDWFRVE, encoded by the coding sequence ATGAAATTTAAACGAATACTACTGTCCATAAGTTTGACAGTCTATGTATTAGGAGCAAATGCTCAAGGCTGGAATGGTGACTTAGGAAACGGAAAGTACAAAAATCCCATTCTGCATGTCGATTATTCAGATCCCGATGTATGTGCAGGCAAAGAGGGGTATTATATGACTGCTTCCAGTTTTAATTCTTCTCCGGGATTGCCCATCCTTCATTCAATGGATTTGGTAAACTGGGAGTTGATCGGGTATGCATTGCAGGATCAATTTCCTGTTGAGCATTATCGTGCGGTTCGCCACGGCGATGGGGTTTGGGCTCCATCAATTCGGTACCACAATGGAGAGTATTATATTTATTGGGGTGATCCCGACTTTGGAATCTATAGGGTTAAAACCAAAAATCCTGCTGGCACTTGGGAAGAACCAGTGTTGGTAAAAGAAGCAAAAGGAATTATTGATACTTGTCCGTTTTGGGACGAGGACGGAAAAGCCTATTTGTCCTATGCTTTTGCAGGGAGTCGAGCTGCAGTCAAGACTGTTTTGATGGTATCTGAAATGAATCCAGACGGCACGAAGTTAACGGGTAATCCCGCAATGGTTTTTGACGGCCATAATGGTCACACGACTGTTGAAGGTTCTAAAATGTACAAACGTGATGGTTATTACTGGATTATGGCTCCTGCTGGAGGCGTAAAACCCGGATGGCAATTGGCCATGCGCTCCAAGAACGTTTGGGGACCTTATGAGTCTAAAGTTGTTTTACATCAAGGGGATACAAACATGAACGGACCACATCAAGGTGGATATGTCGAAACTCCTAACGGAGACGGATGGTTCATACATTTTCAGGATCGTTGGGCTTATGGACGTGTGGTCAATCTTCAACCTGTTACTTGGAAAGACGGTTGGCCAATTATGGGGAAAGATACCAATAAAGATGGAATCGGCGAACCAGTTATGGAATGGACAAAACCCAACGTTGGCAAAACTTACCCGGCTACACCTTTAGTTTCTTCGGATGAATTCAATGGACATCAATTTGGATTGCAATGGCAATGGCAAGCCAATCAAAATCCTGGCGAACATTGGGGATGGTCATCTGCCAATCTAGGATTTATGAGGTTGAATTGTATACCGCATCCCCAAGAGATGAAAACGATGTGGGTGATGCCCAATCTTTTGTTGCAAAAATTCCCTGGAGCAAACTTTTCTGCCACAACCAAGCTCAGTTTCGAAAATAATCCGGATGCAGGAGAATGCAGCACAGGTTTGATAGTTTTTGGTGAAGATTATGCCTATATCGCTATCGAGCAAGATGCCAAAGGCGGTCTCAAATTAGTGCAGCGATTACTGAAAGATGCCCGAACTTCCAAAGACAACGAGACAGAAATTGCATCCACGGCTATTGACCAAAAAAAGATTTATTTCCGTACCAAAGTTGAAATGGTACAAAACAGGGAGCCTTTCGATGCTAAAGTTACTTTTTATTACAGTACTGACGGAAAAACATTCAAGGCATTTGGAAAACCTTTCAAACCAAGCGCCGGACGTTGGGTAGGAGCAAAGATTGGACTGTTTGCAACGGGAACCAAGTCTATTAATGACAGCAGTTATGCCGATTATGACTGGTTTAGAGTAGAATAA
- a CDS encoding DUF5123 domain-containing protein: protein MKNSKRLIYIISLLSMILLGGMFNSCQEENLGYDKNGDLFQPKFIDVSLSDTSTPALVKSNSIALVWYKVNDADSYTVELHFDNYYTSLFKSYTTTDTQIFMDDIPYKTQYYIRVRANKADSKFNSQWSYTSALTEDRPPYAQILNKVEKVNITENDVKVSWKIDVANPVDSISVVPASSKDVPAIGRKLTAEEIRIGQAKVEGLQKSTAYNVNVYDNTKSRVYDRPYNQVTFRSSGPSAGQILVMKGDDLDALLRKNDLDPTIPEGTEYYLEAGSLFKVTPFTISKGFKLTGSNQGERPQIELNGNWNIKEGGYLSSLAFENIRFYQTIDASYFFNSGNSWTIGEVTFYNCVFNNFRRGFWRHQGNGKYKEVGNFEMNYCTLDMNGGHSGPYGTFALGSAGADNFKRAVFSNCTFMRDYYTIGTEVPDKTRNFKNLFDYGASTYPIYLEYNNVTIYDYAYNRSLINIPSAVGSTLVFKNVVLASACGKVIQAIAAGCTTTYSNNYTTTDYLLGPTSIQGTALGISALNLFVDPKAGNLKIKDPNSPVVITKSGDTRWLP, encoded by the coding sequence ATGAAAAATTCAAAACGACTAATATATATAATTTCACTTTTAAGCATGATTTTGCTTGGAGGAATGTTTAACTCTTGTCAAGAGGAGAATTTGGGATACGATAAGAATGGAGATTTGTTTCAACCCAAGTTTATTGACGTCTCTCTCTCGGATACCAGTACCCCTGCTTTGGTTAAAAGTAATTCCATTGCTTTGGTATGGTACAAAGTAAATGATGCCGATTCCTATACTGTAGAATTGCATTTTGATAATTACTACACCAGTTTGTTCAAATCCTATACTACTACGGATACACAGATTTTTATGGATGACATTCCTTATAAAACCCAGTACTACATTCGAGTTCGTGCCAATAAGGCTGACTCAAAATTTAATTCACAATGGAGTTATACGAGTGCTTTGACAGAAGATCGTCCGCCATATGCTCAAATATTAAACAAAGTGGAGAAGGTAAATATTACCGAAAACGATGTGAAAGTGAGTTGGAAGATTGATGTGGCAAATCCAGTGGATAGTATTTCTGTTGTGCCGGCATCATCTAAGGATGTTCCTGCTATAGGACGTAAATTAACAGCAGAGGAAATAAGAATCGGACAAGCCAAAGTGGAAGGTTTGCAAAAAAGTACCGCTTACAATGTAAATGTTTACGATAATACTAAATCACGTGTTTATGATAGACCTTATAATCAGGTAACTTTTCGTTCCTCAGGACCATCGGCAGGACAAATTTTGGTGATGAAAGGGGATGATTTAGATGCACTATTAAGAAAGAACGATTTGGATCCAACGATTCCAGAAGGAACGGAATATTACTTAGAAGCAGGTTCGTTATTTAAAGTTACTCCTTTTACTATTTCAAAAGGTTTTAAACTTACAGGTAGTAACCAAGGCGAACGACCACAAATTGAATTAAACGGAAACTGGAATATTAAAGAGGGAGGCTATTTGTCGTCTTTAGCGTTTGAAAACATTCGTTTTTATCAAACCATTGATGCAAGTTACTTCTTTAATAGTGGAAATTCTTGGACCATTGGCGAAGTTACTTTCTATAACTGTGTATTCAATAATTTCAGACGTGGTTTTTGGAGACATCAAGGAAATGGAAAATATAAAGAAGTAGGAAACTTTGAGATGAACTATTGTACTTTGGATATGAATGGTGGTCATTCAGGTCCTTATGGTACTTTTGCTCTTGGCTCTGCTGGAGCCGATAATTTTAAAAGAGCCGTTTTCTCTAATTGTACTTTTATGAGAGATTATTATACTATAGGTACGGAAGTACCTGATAAAACGCGTAATTTCAAAAACTTGTTTGATTATGGTGCCTCTACTTATCCAATTTATTTGGAATATAACAATGTTACGATTTATGATTATGCTTATAATCGTTCATTAATTAATATCCCTTCAGCAGTAGGTTCTACTTTGGTTTTCAAGAATGTAGTGTTAGCTTCTGCCTGTGGCAAAGTAATTCAAGCCATTGCCGCAGGTTGTACGACTACCTATAGTAATAATTATACCACTACAGATTATCTGCTGGGGCCTACGAGTATTCAAGGAACCGCATTGGGAATTAGTGCACTAAACTTGTTTGTGGATCCAAAAGCAGGAAATTTAAAAATAAAAGATCCTAATTCTCCAGTTGTCATAACTAAATCAGGAGACACCAGATGGCTTCCTTAA